A single region of the Anguilla anguilla isolate fAngAng1 chromosome 17, fAngAng1.pri, whole genome shotgun sequence genome encodes:
- the cabp5b gene encoding calcium-binding protein 5b gives MSFGAACIFLRGGKNRVRSLAPDEIEELREAFQEFDKDKDGLISCKDLGNLMRTMGYMPTEMELIELGQNINMNLGGRVDFEDFVELMTPKLLAETAGMIGLKELKDAFKEFDVDGDGAITTEELRSAMSKLLGEQMNRGEIDDVIRDADNNGDGTVDFEEFVKMMSSQ, from the exons ATGAGCTTTGGAGCAGCTTGCATCTTTCTCAGAGGGGGCAAGAATAGA GTGCGATCGCTGGCACCTGACGAAATAGAAG AGTTGCGAGAGGCCTTTCAGGAATTCGATAAGGACAAGGATGGGCTGATCAGCTGCAAGGACCTGGGCAATCTGATGAGAACCATGGGGTACATGCCCACTGAGATGGAGCTGATCGAGCTGGGTCAGAACATCAACATGAACC tggggggcagggtggacTTTGAGGACTTTGTGGAGCTGATGACGCCCAAGCTCCTGGCCGAGACCGCTGGCATGATCGGACTCAAAGAGCTGAAAGATGCCTTCAAGGAG TTCGATGTGGACGGCGACGGCGCCATCACCACGGAGGAGCTGCGGAGCGCCATGAGCAAGCTGCTCGGCGAGCAGATGAACCGCGGCGAGATCGACGACGTCATCCGGGACGCCGACAACAACGGCGACGGCACCGTGGATTTCGAAG AGTTTGTCAAAATGATGTCGAGCcagtga